A window of Streptosporangiales bacterium contains these coding sequences:
- a CDS encoding nuclease, with product MRRTVAAASVAALLGLTVAAGPGYAAEDVHVHDIQGAAHVSPLAGEDVADVPGVVTAVADDQFFLQDPQPDTDPATAEGLLVYTGAAPGVAVGHAVTVTGKVTEYRPGGAATNLSTTEIVSAPDQVDVASSGNPLPAATVAGSDGRVPPNQVITEGVDGDVEESDVFAPAKHGLDFWESLEGMRVQVDDALAVAPTNRFGELAVVGDDGAHAKPRSTSGGVVQTAADGNPERLILRGAFAKVPTADVGDVLPGAVTGVLDYNFGNYTLEIDETPDVRSGDLDREVTDPQRRNELSVASFNVENLDPADPAAKFAGLAETVVRNLRAPDILTVEEIQDDTGPTDDGTVTADATVDKLTAAIEDAGGPAYAWQSIDPENNADGGEPGGNIRVGFLYRTDCGIEFADAPRGDATTPVGVEAADGGARLTHNPGRIEPNGDAWDETRKPVAGQFTWRGETVFVVANHWSSKGGDDPLMGRYQPPRLASEEQRVAQARSVAGFVEELTAVDPKAHVVVAGDLNDFPWSPPITEATDLVDLPQLLPKAGRFTYNYQGNSEVLDHILLSRSLTKRGFRYDVVHTNADFADQLSDHDPQVVRLELTAGR from the coding sequence ATGCGCCGAACCGTTGCTGCCGCGTCGGTCGCGGCTCTGCTCGGGCTCACCGTCGCCGCCGGGCCCGGCTACGCGGCCGAGGACGTGCACGTCCACGACATCCAAGGTGCTGCGCACGTCTCGCCGCTGGCCGGCGAGGACGTCGCGGACGTCCCCGGCGTGGTCACCGCCGTCGCCGACGACCAGTTCTTCCTGCAGGACCCGCAGCCGGACACCGACCCCGCCACCGCCGAGGGCCTGCTGGTGTACACCGGCGCCGCGCCCGGCGTGGCCGTCGGCCACGCCGTCACGGTGACCGGCAAGGTCACCGAGTACCGGCCCGGCGGAGCGGCGACGAACCTCAGCACCACGGAGATCGTCAGCGCGCCCGACCAGGTCGACGTGGCGTCGAGCGGCAACCCGCTGCCCGCGGCCACGGTGGCGGGCAGCGACGGCCGGGTGCCGCCCAACCAGGTGATCACCGAGGGCGTGGACGGTGACGTCGAAGAGTCGGACGTCTTCGCCCCGGCGAAGCACGGCCTGGACTTCTGGGAGTCGCTGGAAGGCATGCGGGTGCAGGTGGACGACGCGCTCGCCGTGGCGCCGACCAACAGGTTCGGCGAGCTGGCCGTGGTCGGCGACGACGGCGCACACGCGAAGCCACGCAGCACCAGCGGCGGTGTGGTGCAGACGGCGGCCGACGGCAACCCGGAGCGGCTGATCCTGCGCGGCGCGTTCGCGAAGGTGCCTACCGCCGACGTGGGTGACGTACTGCCAGGCGCCGTGACCGGGGTGCTCGACTACAACTTCGGCAACTACACGCTGGAGATCGACGAGACGCCGGACGTGCGAAGCGGCGACCTCGACCGCGAGGTCACCGACCCGCAGCGCCGGAACGAGCTGTCCGTCGCGTCGTTCAACGTGGAGAACCTCGACCCTGCGGACCCCGCGGCGAAGTTCGCCGGCCTCGCCGAGACGGTCGTACGCAACCTCCGTGCGCCCGACATCCTCACCGTCGAGGAGATCCAGGACGACACCGGCCCGACCGACGACGGCACGGTGACCGCCGACGCCACCGTGGATAAGCTGACCGCGGCGATCGAGGACGCCGGCGGCCCTGCGTACGCCTGGCAGTCGATCGACCCGGAGAACAACGCCGACGGCGGCGAGCCTGGCGGCAACATCAGGGTCGGCTTCCTGTACCGCACCGACTGCGGCATCGAGTTCGCCGACGCGCCGCGCGGCGACGCCACCACGCCCGTTGGGGTCGAGGCGGCCGACGGCGGCGCGCGGCTGACGCATAACCCCGGCCGCATCGAGCCGAACGGCGACGCGTGGGACGAGACCCGCAAGCCGGTCGCGGGACAGTTCACCTGGCGTGGCGAGACGGTGTTCGTGGTCGCCAACCACTGGAGCAGCAAGGGCGGCGACGACCCGCTGATGGGCCGCTACCAGCCGCCGCGGCTGGCCAGCGAGGAGCAGCGCGTCGCGCAGGCGCGGTCGGTGGCCGGGTTCGTCGAGGAGCTCACCGCCGTGGACCCGAAGGCGCACGTCGTCGTCGCCGGTGACCTGAACGACTTCCCCTGGTCACCGCCGATCACGGAGGCTACCGACCTGGTCGACCTGCCGCAGCTGCTGCCGAAGGCGGGCCGGTTCACGTACAACTACCAGGGCAACTCCGAGGTGCTCGACCACATCCTGCTCAGCAGGTCGCTCACCAAGCGTGGATTCCGGTACGACGTGGTGCACACCAACGCGGACTTCGCCGACCAGCTCAGCGACCACGACCCGCAGGTCGTAAGGCTCGAGCTCACGGCAGGGCGTTGA
- the aroC gene encoding chorismate synthase — protein sequence MRWLTAGESHGPALVAILEGLPAGVEVTTSDVAAALARRRLGYGRGARMSFEQDEVTFLGGVRHGSTLGSPIAVQVGNTEWPKWEQVMAADPVDQAEIENLARNAPLTRPRPGHADLVGMQKYGFDDARPILERASARETAARVALGEVARRFLLQALDVELLSHVTALGPVEVPAGVVPEPADRERIDEDPLRCADPDTSKQMVAEVDTTKAEGDTLGGVVEVVVHKLPPGLGSHTHWDRRLDGRLAAALMGIQAIKGVEVGDGFDVARRRGSAAHDEIVGTPEGVRRLTGYSGGTEGGMTTGEVLRVRAAMKPISTVPRALRTVDVATGEPAKAINQRSDVCAVPAAAVVAEAMTALVLADAAVEKFGGDSVPEVRRNLASYLASLTVR from the coding sequence ATGCGTTGGCTGACCGCAGGCGAGTCGCATGGTCCTGCGCTCGTGGCGATACTCGAGGGGCTGCCCGCGGGCGTCGAGGTGACCACGTCGGACGTGGCCGCGGCGTTGGCGCGGCGGCGGCTCGGCTACGGCCGCGGCGCGCGGATGTCGTTCGAGCAGGACGAGGTGACGTTCCTCGGCGGCGTGCGGCACGGCAGCACGCTCGGCAGCCCCATCGCGGTGCAGGTGGGCAACACCGAGTGGCCGAAGTGGGAGCAGGTGATGGCCGCCGACCCCGTCGACCAGGCGGAGATCGAGAACCTCGCGCGCAACGCGCCGCTGACCAGGCCGCGCCCCGGCCACGCCGACCTGGTGGGCATGCAGAAGTACGGCTTCGACGACGCGCGGCCGATCCTGGAGCGCGCGAGCGCGCGGGAGACCGCGGCCAGGGTCGCGCTCGGCGAGGTGGCGAGGCGGTTCCTGCTGCAGGCGCTGGACGTCGAGCTGCTCAGCCACGTGACCGCGCTCGGCCCGGTGGAGGTGCCTGCGGGCGTCGTGCCCGAGCCGGCCGACCGGGAGCGGATCGACGAGGACCCGCTACGGTGCGCCGACCCGGACACCTCGAAGCAGATGGTCGCCGAGGTCGACACCACGAAGGCCGAGGGCGACACGTTGGGCGGCGTGGTCGAGGTAGTGGTGCACAAGCTGCCGCCTGGGCTGGGCAGCCACACGCACTGGGACAGGCGGCTGGACGGCCGGCTGGCCGCTGCCCTGATGGGGATCCAGGCGATCAAGGGGGTCGAGGTCGGCGACGGCTTCGACGTCGCCAGGCGGCGCGGTTCCGCTGCGCACGACGAGATCGTCGGCACGCCGGAAGGCGTACGCCGGCTGACCGGGTACTCAGGCGGCACTGAGGGTGGCATGACCACCGGCGAGGTGCTGCGGGTGCGCGCGGCCATGAAGCCGATCTCCACCGTGCCGCGCGCCCTCCGTACGGTCGACGTCGCGACGGGGGAGCCGGCGAAGGCGATCAACCAGCGCAGCGACGTCTGCGCGGTGCCGGCCGCCGCTGTGGTGGCGGAGGCGATGACCGCGCTGGTGCTCGCGGACGCAGCGGTGGAGAAGTTCGGCGGCGACTCGGTGCCCGAGGTGCGGCGCAACCTGGCCAGCTACCTGGCCAGCCTCACCGTCCGTTA